The following proteins are encoded in a genomic region of Sulfurimonas sp. HSL3-7:
- the thrS gene encoding threonine--tRNA ligase: MSAIAIKHNDEVIDLLTAQANGITGEEIELDNSPEALEVLRHSTAHLMAQAIKSLYPDAEFFVGPVVKEGFYYDFKVSEEIGEGDLKKIEKTMLSFAKKKYPIERYEISMDEAKAKFADDHLKLEVMKRIPSDTVSIYKQGDFEDLCRGPHLPDIGQIRYFKLTKISGAYLGGDSKNEMLTRIYGIAFADKESLKAHLEMIAEAEKRDHRKIGAQMKLFTFREEVGAGFPIWLPAGGRLRARLESLLFKAHRKRGYEPVRGPEMLRSDLWMTSGHYQNYGENMYFTNIDDVEFGVKPMNCVGHIKAYEDEPHSYRDLPLKYFEYGVVHRHEMTGALHGLFRVREFTQDDAHIFCTADQIEEQIIEVVDFVDKIMTTFNFDYKMMISTKPEKAVGDDEVWEISTNALKTAMDKNNLVYEIDEGGGAFYGPKIDIKITDAIGREWQCGTIQLDFNLPERFELEYSGDENNKIQPVMIHRAILGSFERFIGILTEHYAGEFPMFVAPTQVAIVPIAEPHNAYAKELADKLIDLGADSEIFSKNESLNKRIRTAEKGRVPMIIVLGDDEVENKTIAVRDRREREQYNLSEAEFLAMIQQKINEVNF, from the coding sequence ATGAGCGCAATTGCGATTAAACACAACGACGAAGTTATCGACCTGCTGACAGCGCAAGCGAACGGAATTACAGGTGAAGAGATCGAGCTTGACAACTCCCCGGAAGCCCTGGAAGTTCTCCGCCACTCAACGGCACACCTGATGGCACAGGCGATCAAATCGCTTTACCCGGATGCCGAGTTTTTTGTCGGACCGGTTGTCAAAGAGGGATTCTACTACGACTTCAAAGTGAGTGAAGAGATCGGTGAGGGTGACCTTAAAAAGATCGAAAAGACGATGCTCTCTTTTGCCAAGAAAAAGTACCCGATCGAGCGCTATGAGATCTCCATGGATGAGGCGAAAGCGAAGTTTGCCGACGACCATCTCAAGCTGGAGGTGATGAAGCGCATTCCGAGTGATACGGTCTCTATCTACAAGCAGGGTGATTTCGAAGATCTCTGCCGCGGACCGCACCTGCCGGATATCGGTCAGATCCGTTACTTCAAGCTGACAAAGATCTCGGGTGCCTACCTGGGCGGTGACTCCAAGAACGAGATGCTGACACGTATCTACGGGATCGCTTTTGCCGACAAGGAGTCGCTCAAAGCGCATCTTGAGATGATCGCCGAAGCGGAAAAGCGCGACCACCGCAAGATCGGTGCCCAGATGAAGCTATTCACTTTCCGTGAAGAGGTCGGCGCCGGTTTCCCTATCTGGCTTCCTGCCGGCGGACGCCTTCGTGCACGTCTGGAGTCTCTCCTTTTCAAAGCACACCGTAAACGCGGCTATGAGCCGGTGCGCGGGCCTGAGATGCTGCGTTCTGACCTCTGGATGACGTCGGGCCACTACCAGAACTATGGCGAGAACATGTACTTCACCAATATTGACGATGTGGAGTTCGGCGTCAAGCCGATGAACTGTGTCGGTCACATCAAGGCGTATGAAGATGAGCCGCACTCCTATCGTGACCTGCCGCTTAAGTACTTTGAGTACGGGGTGGTGCACCGCCATGAGATGACAGGGGCACTGCACGGTCTTTTCCGCGTACGCGAATTTACGCAGGATGATGCGCATATCTTCTGTACTGCGGACCAGATCGAAGAGCAGATCATCGAGGTCGTCGACTTTGTCGACAAGATCATGACGACCTTCAACTTTGATTACAAGATGATGATCTCGACGAAGCCGGAAAAAGCGGTCGGTGATGACGAGGTTTGGGAAATTTCGACCAACGCGTTGAAAACGGCAATGGACAAAAACAACCTTGTCTATGAGATCGATGAAGGGGGCGGTGCCTTCTACGGACCGAAGATCGACATCAAGATCACCGATGCGATCGGACGCGAGTGGCAGTGCGGAACGATCCAGCTGGACTTCAACCTTCCGGAGCGTTTTGAGCTCGAATACAGCGGGGATGAGAACAACAAAATCCAACCGGTTATGATTCACAGAGCAATTTTAGGTTCGTTTGAACGATTTATTGGTATATTGACAGAACATTATGCGGGTGAGTTCCCAATGTTCGTTGCACCGACCCAGGTCGCCATCGTTCCTATCGCGGAGCCTCATAACGCATATGCCAAGGAGTTGGCAGATAAACTGATCGATTTAGGTGCGGACAGCGAGATCTTCTCGAAAAACGAGAGCCTGAACAAACGTATCAGAACTGCCGAAAAAGGGCGTGTCCCGATGATCATCGTTTTAGGTGATGATGAGGTCGAGAACAAAACGATCGCAGTGCGTGACAGACGTGAGCGTGAACAATATAATCTTAGCGAAGCAGAGTTCTTGGCTATGATTCAACAAAAAATAAATGAGGTAAATTTTTGA
- the infC gene encoding translation initiation factor IF-3, translated as MNEDIRVPEVRCNVDGGESLGIIPTKEALAKADEMGLDLVLIAPNAKPPVAKIMDYGKFKYQEEKKKKEQRKNQIKIEVKEIKLSVKIADNDINYKVKHAREFLEEGKHVKFRVFLRGREMAHPEAGREVLLRVWPMVEDIGVMDKPPRFEGRYYNMLVLPKKEDKKK; from the coding sequence ATGAACGAAGATATCCGGGTCCCGGAGGTTCGTTGTAACGTCGATGGCGGTGAGTCATTAGGAATTATCCCGACAAAAGAAGCATTGGCAAAAGCTGATGAAATGGGCTTAGACCTGGTGCTCATCGCGCCAAATGCCAAGCCGCCGGTAGCGAAGATTATGGACTATGGCAAGTTCAAATACCAAGAAGAGAAGAAGAAAAAAGAGCAGCGCAAAAACCAGATCAAGATCGAAGTCAAAGAGATCAAGCTCTCCGTCAAGATCGCAGATAACGACATTAACTACAAAGTCAAACATGCCCGCGAATTTTTAGAAGAAGGCAAGCACGTTAAATTCAGAGTATTCCTCCGCGGTCGTGAGATGGCGCACCCCGAAGCGGGCAGAGAGGTTCTTCTGCGTGTCTGGCCGATGGTTGAAGATATCGGTGTTATGGACAAACCGCCTCGTTTTGAAGGGCGTTACTACAATATGCTTGTTCTTCCGAAAAAAGAGGACAAGAAAAAGTAA
- the rpmI gene encoding 50S ribosomal protein L35, with protein sequence MPKMKSVKGAVKRFKVKKNGTVKRGTAFRSHILTKQDAGTRRKQNTPKTVAAVDAKNIKAMIA encoded by the coding sequence ATGCCTAAGATGAAATCTGTAAAAGGCGCTGTAAAGCGTTTCAAAGTGAAGAAAAACGGCACTGTTAAACGCGGTACAGCGTTTCGTAGCCATATCTTGACTAAGCAAGATGCTGGAACACGTCGTAAACAAAACACGCCGAAAACCGTTGCAGCAGTCGATGCTAAAAATATTAAGGCGATGATCGCGTAA